Sequence from the Bacillus thuringiensis genome:
TATTACGCTGATCGAAAACTAAACCGATGAAAATTAAAATCCCCCAAAAGATTACGCTACCTCCAGTCATTTCGATTTCCCCCTTATTATATAAAGATATTATTTCAATTATTATAACATTTTCTTAATTTTCAATCTATTAAATTCAAAAATGATATGGATTAACTTTTTCCTTATTATATATCCATTAAAATATATTTGTATAATAAAGAAAGACCTTTTTATATAAAAAGGTCTTTCTTTATTATACAAGACTTATTACTTTCGTTTTTGTAATTAAATCCTGAAAACCACAATTATCTTCGCGGAATAACATCATATATACGTTACATAATATCGGAATTCCAAGTAGTAATATGTTTGGTAATAACAATACAAAAAATCGTATCGTTAATGTTTGTAATGTTAACTGTTCACTCTTCAATGAAATTAATTTTATTCTCGTTACCTTTTTACCAAGTGTAACACCGTTCCAAATAAAGGGTAGCAAAATAAAATATATCGCCATTAATATAAAAACTACTGCAAGATCATATCTATAATCACCAAAACTAATATTAAAGCGATTAAAAATAGCACTATAATTTCCGGTCGTAATAGCTACTACTGCACCATACATAACCGAGATTAAAAACATGTCAATTAGGGAAGCACCTATGCGATTCATTACAAGCGCTGGACGATGCATCTTTAACTTCATTTTTATGTCGACTCCTTCATATCCTTCTTTACCCGTCTCATCGTACCACTTCTAAAAAACATTGTAAACTAGCGTTTCTCTTACTTTTCTTGTACAATGTGTTACAACAGCATTGTAAAGGAGGTTCCCATATTGAAAAAATGGATAATCCTATTCGTCGCATTCCTATTAGCCGGTTGTGCTGGAAATACAAATCATATAACTTATACGATTAACGATGAATACGAACTCATACGTACTTCTGGAAATGCATTTGAACTTTTCCCATCGCAAGATGCTGTATATGCCACACAATACATTCCTGCAAAAATTACAGACATTGCTTGGGATGATAAATACATTATTGCAAAACAAACCGAGGAAAAGTCAGATCCAAATAACCCTGACGCTGCAATTACAAACAAAAAAAGTGAGCATTATTGGATTATTGATGTAAAGCATAATAAACGTTTCGGCCCCTATAATGAAAAGCAATTTAATGAACAAAAAGATGCGTTTAAAATTAAGGTACCTTTTCAAAATGTAGATTCATACATAAAAGAACAGAAAAAACAGTCAGCATAATTTTTTAAGTGCTGACTGTTTTTTCTTACATGTTTTTAAAAATATTTTACTCAGAAAGTGAGATGTTAAAAGTTTGTGGCTCTTTTACAACATCTTGTGTTTCTATATCTCCTGCCACTACACCATCTGTTGTAAACTTAATATCCTTTACCTTTTCTTTTCCATCATCAAGTATTAAACCGACAATACCATCTCTTGTTTCACCAGGCTTATAGTCTTCTCTTGATACATTTTTCGTACCAACTAGCGTATCCTCGTCATATAAGAAGTTTTGAGTCGGTACTTTAAAATGTTGCTTATCGTTAATCACAACATCATTCATAGAGAAAAATTGCATATTTTTATTCCCGCTATTTTCCACCTTATATGTAATTTCAACATAACGAATCGTATCACTAATCTCTGTTCCACTTAGCGATGCATATAATTCTGCATCTTCTTGACTTACTTTATCTCCTAATCTACGCTTTACTTCTTCAGGAGTTAATGCCGTATATACTTTTAATGTATTTTTTGCCTTTTCACTCATCTGTGATAAAGAGATTACTTTCACCTCTTGTACATGAATTTTCATTGGTGCTACTTCAAATGTTTGATTCACAGAATGAATCTGCTCTAACTTAAAAGTACCCCATCCTGTTTCTTTCACTTTTTGTCCTACTTTTTTCAGCTCACGCCCACCATATTCTTTCGTCTCAGGAATAGATTCTTTCTTCTTCGGTTCAACTTTCTTTTCTTCTTGATGGAAGCAACCACTTAACATAAGAAGAAAACTACATAAAACAAAAATACTTTTCCATGCTTTCATCATTTAATTCTCCTAACACTATCATTCATTAATATAAAATTAGTCCCTAGCCTTGTAAACTATAGAAACAATAAGAAGTCCACAAAACGAACTTGTCAGTCCAGATACTATTATACCCCCTATTTGGAAAATATGAAAATAGGGATTTACGAACGCCTGAACGATAAATGTAATTGTTGCCACAATGATCGCCGAAACCCAATACTTCCTTTTTTCTGAAGCTATAATCATATCTTTCCCTGTTTTATCTTTATACTTCCATAGTACGTATAATAGTAATACTAAACCAACACATGTACTCCCGTGTTGTATATATTTATACACTGGAATACTATGTAATTCTCCTTGTAGAAATGGTATTTTCATAACGAAGTAGCCCGTGTTATGAGTAAACGCATCCCAAACGACATGCGTGAGCATACCAAATAAAGCGGAATAGCAAAATACAAAGAAATCCTTCCATGTATGAAGCCCCCACCTTTCATCTACTGCATATATATAGTAGCTAGCAAATGGTTTAGGTAAATGCGTTATAAACGGCTTTTTTAAAATGTAATGATATATGTATGCTAACAAAAATACGAGCGGTAAATTTAAATATACAAACCCAAGCCATGTATGGCCAATAACACCATACGGTCTAAAGTGTAAAAAATATTCAAAGTCAGGTGCCATACTCCCTAATATAAGAGCCGTTACTGAAATATATTGAGAATGCTTTTTCGCAAAAGGAAGAATTGCTGCTGGATGTGCAAATGTAAATGGCATGTTGTAACTCCTCTTCATATGTTCAATAGAATACCATCTATCATAACGAGAGAATTGATCTTGACGCAATATTTATTTTCACATTGGAATATGATAGTTTACATGTTATAATCCACATAAAATATTCAGAAAACAAGGAGGGGTTCACGTGTTATTAACACTTGTCTTTTTTCTTGCTCTGTTTACCTTGTTTTTAAGTACATACATTGGATTTTTTCTATGGAAGCAGTTAAAGATTATAAAATATACGCCCGCTCTCGTTGGCTTTATGAGCGTTCTTTTCATTTTTATATGGAAGAGGATGGCTTTCGGCTGGGAGGGTCTCGGTTTTGGCGCGCTTCAATATACAATTCTAGCCGCAAGCTGTCTTACACTTGTATTTGCTGCCTTTTTAGAATCAAAATCCGTTATGAATTGAGGTTTTTATATTGATTGACGTACCCTTTTTAAGAAATGTCACATTAAAAAAAGAAAATATCCCTAGTTTCTCCGCATATCCTTACTGTTTACCCGCTATCCGAACATTACAATCGCTAGCTTTCCATCCAAATGTAACATTCATTATTGGAGAAAACGGAACTGGTAAATCAACATTACTCGAAGCGATTGTAATCGCTTTAGGTTTTAACGCAGAAGGTGGAACGAAAAACTTTCGCTTTAGTACAAACGATTCACATTCATCTTTACATGAATGCCTTCTAATTTCCAAAAGTTTCAATACACCAAATGACGGTTTCTTTCTTCGCGCTGAATCATTTTATAACGTTGCTTCTTATATAGATGAAATAGATGCTATAAAATCTTACGGCGGCGTTTCACTACACGAACAATCACACGGTGAATCATTCTTCTCCTTATTTATGAATCGTTTTTCAGGACAAGGTTTATATATTTTAGATGAGCCTGAGGCCGCTTTATCACCGATGAGACAACTTTCTATGCTCATTCGAATGCACGAGCTAGCGGAACAAGGTTCACAATTTGTTATCGCGACGCATTCCCCTATTTTAATGGCTTATCCTGAATCCACTATATACTCTTTAACACAAGAAGGAATTCACGAATCCACATTAGAAGAAACCGAGCATTACCAAACGACGAAACTTTTCTTTGAAAATCGTGATCGATTATTCCATCATTTATTTGATTCTTAATAAAAAAGAAGCAGCGATTGCTGCTTCTTTTTTATAGTGCTTCTATAAATAATGCTACCCCAATACCGCCGCCGACGCATAGAGAGGCAATTCCTTTTTCTAACCCGCGTCTCTTCAATTCATGAATTAAACTTACCGTAATACGAGCTCCTGTACAACCGATTGGGTGCCCAAGTCCTACACCACTACCGTTTACATTTACTTTTTCACGATCTAAACCTAATTCTTTCTCTACAGCTAAGTATTGCGCAGCGAAAGCTTCATTAATTTCAAGTAAATCTGCATCTTCTAATGACCAATCTACTTTTTCTAATCCTTTACGAATTGCTGGTGCTGGTCCAATACCCATAATTTTTGGATCTACTCCAGCTACTGAATAGCCAACAATTCTAGCTAACGGTTGTAAGCCTTTTTCTTTCGCTTTTTCTTCGCTCATTAATACTAGAACCGCACTACCGTCATTCAGACCAGATGCATTCCCTGCCGTTACAGATCCATCTTTACGGAAAGCTGGTTTTAACCCTGCTAATTTTTCTGCTGTAATGTCAGCACGTGGATGTTCATCCTTCGAAAATACTACTTCTTTTCTACGTTCTTTTATTGTAATAGGAACAATTTGATCGTCAAAGTATCCAGACTCGATTGCCTTCAGTGCCAATGTATGACTGCGAAGCGCAACTTCATCTTGTTCCTCTCTTGTAATTTCATATTGTTCAACTAAATTTTCCGCTGTTTCCCCCATCATAATATGATGAATCGGATCTTCTAACACTTCCCACACCATATCACGAATTTCTCCGTGTTGTAGGCGTTGTCCCCAGCGGTGTTGTTTCAATGCATAAGGGCTTGAACTCATTGCTTCTACTCCACCTGCAATAACAACATCACTTACACCTAATTGAATTTGCATTGCAGCTGACATAATTGCTTGCATACCTGAAGAACATTGGCGTTGGATTGTATAACCCGTAACTGTGTCAGGAAATCCTGCCGCTAATGCAGCCGTTCTCGCCGTATTTGCTTCATCAGTTCTTTGGATACAATGACCTAAAATCACTTCATCAACTTCGTGTGGTTCTACCCCGCCTCGTTTTACAGCTTCCTGAAGTACAGGAACAGCTAATTCTACTGGCGTTACATTTTTTAGCGCTCCCCCAAAAGTTCCAATTGGCGAACGAACTGCAGCTGTAATAACAACATTATGCATTTTGCACTTGCCCCTCTCTTATGTACCCTAGTCAGTTTTTAGGTGAAATTCCATAAGATGTATGTCTACATCTATCATACTATAAACATACTAAAAAATCAAAATATTTAATATAATAAAAATAGAAGGAATTAACCTTCTATTCTGTTAATGCGTATAGGAATTTTTGTAAAATCTTCTCTGTTGTTTTATTCAAATTCGGCAACTTATCTACCGGAAAATATTGGAGTTGTAATCCTTCATGGTCAAGCCTTAATTCTCCACTCACATGATGCCCCTGATACAGATGAATGACATTAAAAATTTCATCTCCATTTGGATATTGGAAGTACACTTCTTTTCCCGAAAGAACCCCGATAAATTGCATAATTTTCGCATTTAGTCCCGTCTCTTCAAACAGTTCTCTACGAGCAGTTTCTTCTGTCGTTTCTCCTAGCTCCATCGCTCCACCAGGTACACCCCAATCATATGTATCTGAACGATATTGAAGCAACACTTCTTGATTATCATTTAAGATAATAATTGCTGACCCTACTAGAATAAGCGGCCTTGTACCAACGACTTTTCGTAACTCTTCAATATACCCCAATATGTAAACTCTCCTTTCCTCACCCTTCCTTATCATAACAAAATTTTTCTCCTTTTGTTGATGTAATTTTAAAGAAAAAAAGGAAGCTTTCGCCTCCTTTTTTTACCTTTATTTCTTAAAACTTTCATATTTTACAGCTTCAAAAGCTTCTTCAATTTCATCATTACGATAATGGACATATGTAAAACGCCCTAGTTCTACTAATCTTGCTATTTCTTGTAACGCTTTATGTTGCTCATATGTTTCCTCCAGCTTAATATGTACATAAAACTTCATTAATGGATGTTCATATAAAGGTTCTCCCACCTCTACATATACATCTTCAACCCCTTGTACAACTCTTACATAACTCGCAAATTGATAAAGAGCTTCTCTGTCTGAAACGATTTTTAATGTATACATATATTCTCCCCCTTTTCTTTACTATATCAAAAAGATGATCACACTACGTTAT
This genomic interval carries:
- a CDS encoding AAA family ATPase: MIDVPFLRNVTLKKENIPSFSAYPYCLPAIRTLQSLAFHPNVTFIIGENGTGKSTLLEAIVIALGFNAEGGTKNFRFSTNDSHSSLHECLLISKSFNTPNDGFFLRAESFYNVASYIDEIDAIKSYGGVSLHEQSHGESFFSLFMNRFSGQGLYILDEPEAALSPMRQLSMLIRMHELAEQGSQFVIATHSPILMAYPESTIYSLTQEGIHESTLEETEHYQTTKLFFENRDRLFHHLFDS
- a CDS encoding acetyl-CoA C-acetyltransferase — translated: MHNVVITAAVRSPIGTFGGALKNVTPVELAVPVLQEAVKRGGVEPHEVDEVILGHCIQRTDEANTARTAALAAGFPDTVTGYTIQRQCSSGMQAIMSAAMQIQLGVSDVVIAGGVEAMSSSPYALKQHRWGQRLQHGEIRDMVWEVLEDPIHHIMMGETAENLVEQYEITREEQDEVALRSHTLALKAIESGYFDDQIVPITIKERRKEVVFSKDEHPRADITAEKLAGLKPAFRKDGSVTAGNASGLNDGSAVLVLMSEEKAKEKGLQPLARIVGYSVAGVDPKIMGIGPAPAIRKGLEKVDWSLEDADLLEINEAFAAQYLAVEKELGLDREKVNVNGSGVGLGHPIGCTGARITVSLIHELKRRGLEKGIASLCVGGGIGVALFIEAL
- a CDS encoding DUF3928 family protein: MYTLKIVSDREALYQFASYVRVVQGVEDVYVEVGEPLYEHPLMKFYVHIKLEETYEQHKALQEIARLVELGRFTYVHYRNDEIEEAFEAVKYESFKK
- a CDS encoding DUF3997 domain-containing protein; this encodes MKKWIILFVAFLLAGCAGNTNHITYTINDEYELIRTSGNAFELFPSQDAVYATQYIPAKITDIAWDDKYIIAKQTEEKSDPNNPDAAITNKKSEHYWIIDVKHNKRFGPYNEKQFNEQKDAFKIKVPFQNVDSYIKEQKKQSA
- a CDS encoding NUDIX hydrolase, which produces MGYIEELRKVVGTRPLILVGSAIIILNDNQEVLLQYRSDTYDWGVPGGAMELGETTEETARRELFEETGLNAKIMQFIGVLSGKEVYFQYPNGDEIFNVIHLYQGHHVSGELRLDHEGLQLQYFPVDKLPNLNKTTEKILQKFLYALTE
- a CDS encoding RDD family protein, which gives rise to MKLKMHRPALVMNRIGASLIDMFLISVMYGAVVAITTGNYSAIFNRFNISFGDYRYDLAVVFILMAIYFILLPFIWNGVTLGKKVTRIKLISLKSEQLTLQTLTIRFFVLLLPNILLLGIPILCNVYMMLFREDNCGFQDLITKTKVISLV
- a CDS encoding DUF4184 family protein, with product MPFTFAHPAAILPFAKKHSQYISVTALILGSMAPDFEYFLHFRPYGVIGHTWLGFVYLNLPLVFLLAYIYHYILKKPFITHLPKPFASYYIYAVDERWGLHTWKDFFVFCYSALFGMLTHVVWDAFTHNTGYFVMKIPFLQGELHSIPVYKYIQHGSTCVGLVLLLYVLWKYKDKTGKDMIIASEKRKYWVSAIIVATITFIVQAFVNPYFHIFQIGGIIVSGLTSSFCGLLIVSIVYKARD